A portion of the Corynebacterium ammoniagenes DSM 20306 genome contains these proteins:
- a CDS encoding helix-turn-helix domain-containing protein — translation MNTTTALLEKTTGSQAASASHSARVRHPEPLLREALGLTLRAFRADKGVTLRELAASAHVSPGYLSELERGRKEVSSEMLAAVCHALEVSVSDVLIEAAGNMALPTVNEELASTAPAASEF, via the coding sequence ATGAACACTACAACTGCACTCCTCGAAAAAACCACTGGATCCCAGGCGGCTTCGGCGTCGCACAGTGCTCGAGTTCGTCATCCCGAGCCACTGCTGCGTGAAGCACTGGGACTGACACTGCGTGCTTTCCGCGCTGATAAGGGCGTTACCTTGCGTGAGCTTGCTGCGAGCGCACATGTTTCCCCCGGCTACCTTTCAGAGCTGGAACGCGGCCGCAAGGAAGTCTCCTCGGAGATGCTTGCTGCGGTTTGCCACGCGCTGGAGGTGTCCGTATCGGATGTTTTGATTGAAGCCGCTGGCAACATGGCACTGCCGACCGTCAATGAAGAGCTGGCATCCACTGCACCTGCAGCATCAGAATTCTAG
- a CDS encoding PspA/IM30 family protein, with translation MANPFVKAWNYLMALFDSKIEENADPKVQIEQAIQDAQRQHQELSQQAAAVIGNQRQLEMQLNRRLGEIEKLQGNTRQALELADKARADGDENKAVEYENAAEAFAAQLVTAEQAVEDSKRLHDQALQQADQAKKAVERNAGTLREKVAERSKLLSQLEQAKMQEKVSDSLSSMNDLTNTSGPSLDSVRDKIERRYSKALGQAELASNSVEGRMAEVQQAGIQMAGHSRLEQIRSEMNSNKSVESGSSANNKSIESGANDSAPSATDDAVQARLRELRGE, from the coding sequence ATGGCTAACCCGTTTGTGAAGGCTTGGAACTACTTGATGGCGTTGTTCGACTCCAAAATTGAGGAGAACGCTGACCCTAAGGTACAAATCGAGCAGGCAATTCAAGACGCACAGCGTCAGCACCAGGAATTGTCCCAGCAGGCAGCAGCAGTTATCGGTAACCAGCGACAGCTGGAGATGCAGTTGAACCGCCGCCTTGGCGAAATTGAGAAGCTGCAGGGCAATACCCGCCAAGCTCTTGAATTGGCCGATAAGGCTCGCGCTGACGGCGATGAGAACAAGGCTGTCGAATACGAAAACGCCGCAGAAGCATTTGCAGCGCAGCTCGTGACTGCGGAGCAAGCAGTTGAAGACTCGAAGCGTCTGCACGACCAGGCACTGCAGCAAGCTGATCAGGCTAAGAAGGCCGTTGAGCGCAACGCCGGAACGCTTCGTGAGAAGGTTGCGGAACGTTCCAAGCTGCTCAGCCAGCTGGAGCAGGCCAAGATGCAGGAAAAGGTCTCGGACTCGCTGTCGAGCATGAATGACCTGACCAACACCTCGGGTCCATCCTTGGACTCGGTGCGCGATAAGATTGAGCGTCGCTACTCCAAGGCCTTGGGCCAGGCTGAGTTGGCTTCTAACTCGGTGGAAGGTCGCATGGCTGAGGTACAGCAGGCTGGCATCCAGATGGCTGGACACTCGCGTCTGGAGCAGATTCGCTCGGAGATGAACTCGAATAAGTCTGTAGAGTCTGGCTCTTCGGCCAATAATAAGTCGATTGAGTCTGGTGCTAATGATTCTGCGCCATCGGCTACTGATGACGCAGTACAGGCTCGCTTGCGCGAGCTACGCGGTGAGTAA
- a CDS encoding energy-coupling factor transporter transmembrane component T family protein encodes MKTKNIPLAVYVDKDTPLHQLSASWKLLFIIIFIIVTSVVATTPTRGLIACAVAAAFYVVASIPPRVAFSQLWPPLIILVPLAAFQWWARDFDYALTMFLTLFASMLIAFLLTLTSTVNEIMESVETSLAPLKRFGVPVDNITLAMSLTIRLIPLMFATVGEVLDARKARGAGFSITAFGTPVLIRSIRRARAIGEALQARGMDD; translated from the coding sequence ATGAAAACCAAAAACATCCCTCTAGCGGTCTATGTCGATAAAGACACTCCCCTGCACCAGCTTTCGGCCAGCTGGAAATTGCTCTTTATCATTATCTTCATCATTGTGACCTCCGTGGTGGCCACCACCCCAACTCGTGGGCTCATTGCGTGCGCTGTCGCCGCCGCATTCTACGTTGTAGCGTCCATTCCGCCGCGCGTAGCCTTTTCTCAGCTGTGGCCGCCATTAATCATTTTGGTACCCCTTGCAGCCTTTCAGTGGTGGGCACGTGACTTTGACTATGCGCTGACGATGTTTCTGACGCTGTTTGCCTCCATGCTCATTGCGTTTTTGCTCACGCTAACCTCGACTGTCAATGAGATCATGGAATCGGTAGAGACTTCCCTAGCGCCTCTCAAACGCTTCGGGGTTCCGGTCGATAACATCACGCTGGCCATGTCTTTAACCATTCGCCTGATCCCATTGATGTTTGCCACCGTCGGCGAAGTCCTCGATGCGCGGAAAGCCCGCGGCGCTGGCTTTTCCATTACAGCTTTCGGAACCCCCGTGTTGATCCGTTCGATTCGCCGTGCGCGCGCCATTGGCGAAGCACTTCAAGCACGCGGAATGGACGACTAA
- a CDS encoding energy-coupling factor ABC transporter ATP-binding protein has protein sequence MPTIKFEHVDVAFDDTPVLSDINLNLTEHRIGIIGANGSGKSTMTRLINGLGEPTSGTVSVDGLDVSDHGKELRKKIGFIFSDAENQIVMPNVRDDVAFSLRRFKMPKQQRNALVDAALERFQLSDLADHSPHTLSGGQKQMLAMAAVLVIDPILILADEPTTLLDLINRNRIRREFAALEQQVIVVTHDLEFLSDFDRVICIDNHAVAYDGAPAETISFYTELMEQRAVR, from the coding sequence GTGCCAACCATCAAGTTCGAACACGTCGACGTCGCCTTTGATGACACTCCAGTGCTCAGCGATATCAATCTGAATCTCACAGAACATCGGATTGGAATCATTGGCGCTAATGGCTCTGGAAAATCTACGATGACCAGGTTGATTAATGGGCTCGGCGAACCCACGTCAGGAACCGTGAGCGTCGACGGTCTGGATGTTTCCGACCACGGCAAAGAACTACGGAAGAAGATTGGCTTCATTTTCTCCGATGCGGAGAACCAAATTGTCATGCCTAATGTACGTGACGACGTGGCTTTTTCATTGCGCCGGTTCAAAATGCCCAAGCAGCAACGCAATGCGCTTGTCGATGCCGCGCTTGAACGTTTCCAGCTCAGCGATCTGGCGGACCATTCCCCGCACACGCTCTCCGGCGGCCAAAAGCAAATGTTGGCGATGGCAGCGGTCTTGGTCATTGATCCGATCCTCATCTTGGCTGATGAACCAACCACCTTGTTGGATCTGATTAATCGCAACCGCATTCGACGCGAATTTGCAGCACTCGAGCAACAAGTTATCGTAGTTACTCATGACTTGGAGTTTCTCTCTGATTTCGACCGCGTGATCTGCATTGATAATCACGCAGTGGCATATGACGGCGCGCCCGCCGAGACAATCAGTTTCTACACGGAGCTGATGGAACAACGAGCTGTGCGATGA
- a CDS encoding biotin transporter BioY, which yields MKKTSLATDLAYVAVFTALIIVLAFVSIPVGAAGVPIVMQNAAIILAGLVLGGRRGLYVGLLFLILGLALPVLAGGGTTLRALAGPTAGYIVGYVLAPAVAGLIAYRAPRNKGGMAITLIVAAIAGLAVQYVCGSIGLMLRSGLELAPAFAAQIPFLVPDSAKIVIAIIIALGVHAAFPDLIARKKRTV from the coding sequence ATGAAGAAAACTTCCCTAGCGACGGATCTGGCTTATGTAGCGGTCTTTACCGCGCTCATCATTGTCCTCGCGTTCGTATCGATCCCTGTCGGTGCGGCCGGCGTGCCCATCGTCATGCAAAATGCCGCAATCATCCTGGCGGGCCTCGTGCTAGGAGGACGCCGTGGACTGTACGTCGGTCTATTATTCCTCATTTTAGGCTTAGCGCTGCCAGTTTTGGCGGGCGGCGGCACAACTCTTCGTGCCTTGGCAGGACCAACAGCAGGCTACATCGTAGGCTACGTGCTGGCCCCAGCCGTTGCAGGGCTTATTGCCTACCGTGCACCGCGCAATAAGGGTGGCATGGCCATAACGCTCATTGTCGCCGCCATCGCGGGTTTGGCTGTGCAATACGTATGCGGCTCCATTGGTCTTATGCTCCGCTCCGGATTAGAGCTGGCCCCTGCATTTGCCGCGCAAATTCCTTTCCTTGTCCCAGATAGCGCAAAGATTGTTATCGCCATCATCATCGCCTTGGGTGTCCACGCGGCATTCCCTGACCTCATTGCACGCAAAAAGAGGACTGTGTAG
- a CDS encoding DUF3046 domain-containing protein translates to MRLTEFEQLLQDVFGSPQGRWIAHSHVVSTLGETPDDLIERGYDLSQVWKELCDDFSVPEDERLGIDRPGK, encoded by the coding sequence ATGCGATTAACGGAGTTTGAGCAATTGCTGCAGGACGTTTTTGGATCCCCGCAGGGTAGGTGGATTGCACATTCGCATGTGGTGTCCACGCTGGGAGAAACTCCAGATGATCTAATCGAACGCGGATACGATTTGTCGCAGGTGTGGAAAGAGTTATGTGATGACTTTTCTGTCCCAGAAGACGAGCGATTGGGGATAGATCGACCCGGAAAGTAG
- the recA gene encoding recombinase RecA, protein MAAKKKSTATKPGEDRKKALDAAMSMIEKDFGKGAVMRLGEENRPPIQAISSGNTAIDIALGIGGFPRGRVVEVYGPESSGKTTVALHAIAEAQKTGGIAAFIDAEHALDPEYARLLGVDTDNLLVSQPDTGEQALEIADMLVRSGAIDIIVIDSVAALTPKAEIEGEMGDSHVGLQARLMSQALRKMTGALYNSGTTAIFINQLREKIGVMFGSPETTTGGKALKFYASVRCDIRRIQTLKDGQDAIGNRTRIKIVKNKVSPPFKIAEFDIMYGEGISRESSIIDLGVEHGFIKKSGSWFTYEGDQLGQGKEKARNFLKNSPELADEIEKKIFQKLGVGEYAKTSGEEAAMDVPGAEDPLTDDPAGFVPNVDFDDEDEE, encoded by the coding sequence ATGGCTGCAAAGAAGAAGTCAACGGCAACCAAGCCGGGTGAAGATCGCAAAAAGGCTCTCGACGCCGCAATGTCCATGATTGAAAAGGACTTCGGCAAGGGTGCTGTTATGCGCCTGGGTGAGGAAAACCGCCCGCCGATTCAGGCCATTTCTTCGGGCAACACTGCAATTGACATCGCTCTTGGTATTGGTGGCTTCCCGCGCGGTCGTGTGGTTGAGGTTTATGGTCCGGAATCTTCCGGTAAGACCACCGTGGCGCTTCACGCTATTGCCGAGGCTCAGAAAACTGGCGGCATCGCGGCCTTTATTGACGCCGAGCACGCCTTAGACCCTGAGTACGCACGTCTATTGGGTGTAGATACCGATAATCTGCTGGTATCGCAGCCTGATACCGGTGAACAAGCTCTAGAGATCGCGGACATGCTGGTGCGTTCTGGAGCTATCGACATTATTGTTATTGACTCGGTGGCAGCCCTTACTCCGAAGGCCGAAATTGAAGGTGAGATGGGTGACTCTCACGTGGGCCTTCAGGCACGTTTGATGTCCCAGGCGCTGCGTAAGATGACCGGTGCTTTGTACAACTCCGGCACCACGGCAATCTTTATTAACCAGCTGCGTGAAAAGATTGGCGTGATGTTCGGCTCGCCGGAGACCACCACTGGTGGTAAGGCGCTGAAGTTCTACGCGTCGGTACGCTGCGATATTCGCCGTATCCAAACGCTCAAGGATGGCCAGGACGCGATTGGTAACCGCACCCGCATTAAGATTGTGAAGAACAAAGTCTCTCCACCGTTTAAGATTGCGGAGTTTGACATCATGTACGGCGAGGGCATCTCCCGTGAGTCTTCCATCATCGACTTGGGCGTGGAGCACGGCTTTATCAAAAAGTCTGGCTCGTGGTTTACCTACGAAGGCGACCAGCTCGGTCAGGGTAAAGAAAAAGCTCGTAACTTCTTAAAGAACAGCCCTGAACTGGCCGATGAGATTGAGAAGAAGATCTTCCAGAAACTCGGTGTCGGTGAGTACGCGAAGACCTCAGGCGAAGAGGCTGCCATGGATGTGCCGGGCGCAGAAGACCCTTTGACCGATGATCCGGCAGGTTTTGTGCCCAACGTCGACTTTGATGACGAAGACGAAGAATAG
- the recX gene encoding recombination regulator RecX — MHGMRRRGLSVTAQQPSEEKLAKLRQALEDYAEGAVRNPLIDHEAEEAKADVRARALRLLDERARSRHELHERLVKLEFAEPVIEDVLDDLTGVGLINDEAFATEWVRQRHARRGKSARALNQELIRKGIAPAIREQALEQIDDDDEEEMAWKLAVKKAKSIKHVPEDRAERDKALRRIVGVLARRGFNGGMSLNLARRALDERCEELGTA, encoded by the coding sequence ATGCATGGGATGAGAAGAAGGGGATTGTCAGTGACGGCGCAACAGCCGAGCGAGGAGAAGCTAGCAAAGCTTCGCCAGGCCTTAGAAGATTACGCTGAGGGAGCTGTACGCAATCCGCTCATTGACCATGAAGCGGAAGAAGCGAAAGCAGACGTGCGCGCGCGGGCGCTGCGGTTGCTGGATGAACGCGCACGCTCTCGGCATGAGCTACACGAGCGCCTGGTTAAGCTCGAGTTTGCTGAGCCCGTCATTGAGGATGTCCTGGATGACCTAACGGGTGTGGGGCTTATCAATGATGAAGCCTTCGCTACCGAGTGGGTGAGACAGCGGCACGCCCGCCGCGGTAAATCCGCCCGCGCGCTCAATCAGGAGCTTATTCGCAAGGGGATAGCGCCTGCCATCCGCGAGCAGGCGCTGGAGCAAATCGATGACGATGATGAAGAGGAAATGGCGTGGAAACTCGCTGTAAAAAAGGCGAAGTCCATTAAGCACGTACCGGAAGATCGGGCTGAGCGTGACAAGGCGTTACGCCGGATCGTTGGTGTACTTGCTCGACGGGGCTTCAACGGAGGAATGTCCCTCAACCTCGCACGCCGCGCTTTGGATGAGCGCTGCGAGGAGTTGGGGACAGCTTAA
- a CDS encoding amino acid ABC transporter permease has protein sequence MAVRATVLYDAPGPKGRRNNRIYSVIAAVIFLAVIAWVAWTLNNNGQFESRLWTPFLQSQTWTTYLLPGLRGTLFSAFASIILACIFGVVLGLGRLSEHRIVRWICGVIVEFFRAIPVLLLMIFAYQLFAVYDLVPSQQLAFSAVVLALTLYNGSVIAEILRSGIRSLPKGQTEAAKAIGLSHRLTMYRVLLPQAIASMLPALIAQMVIALKDSALGYQIGYVEIVRSGIQSASYNQNFLASLVIVGIIMVLINWGLTTLAQRIERQLRAGRARKNIIAKVPEQPDQGIDTKDNANVDWRAPGYKEITNPSE, from the coding sequence ATGGCTGTACGCGCTACTGTTCTCTACGATGCTCCCGGGCCCAAAGGGCGCCGAAACAACCGCATCTATTCCGTCATTGCCGCCGTGATTTTCCTCGCGGTCATCGCTTGGGTGGCATGGACGCTTAACAACAACGGCCAGTTTGAAAGCCGATTGTGGACCCCATTTTTGCAGAGCCAAACCTGGACCACCTACTTGCTGCCTGGTCTTCGCGGCACGCTCTTTTCTGCATTTGCTTCCATCATCCTCGCGTGTATCTTCGGCGTGGTACTAGGGCTAGGACGCCTATCTGAACATCGCATTGTCCGATGGATCTGCGGTGTCATCGTGGAATTCTTCCGCGCTATCCCCGTGCTGTTGTTGATGATTTTCGCGTACCAGCTCTTCGCTGTCTACGACCTCGTCCCCTCGCAACAACTTGCCTTCTCCGCCGTCGTCTTGGCATTGACCTTGTACAACGGCTCAGTGATTGCAGAGATCCTGCGCTCCGGCATCCGGTCTTTGCCCAAGGGACAAACAGAAGCGGCCAAGGCTATTGGTCTGTCTCATCGCTTGACGATGTACCGCGTTCTTCTCCCGCAAGCAATTGCCTCCATGTTGCCAGCGTTGATTGCACAGATGGTCATTGCATTGAAAGACTCCGCACTGGGCTACCAAATTGGCTACGTCGAAATCGTGCGCTCTGGTATCCAGTCCGCATCGTACAACCAGAACTTCCTTGCGTCCCTGGTTATCGTCGGCATCATTATGGTGCTCATCAACTGGGGTCTTACTACCCTGGCACAGCGCATTGAACGCCAGCTACGCGCTGGCCGTGCTCGCAAAAATATTATTGCCAAGGTGCCAGAACAACCAGATCAAGGCATTGATACCAAAGACAATGCCAACGTCGACTGGCGCGCTCCTGGGTATAAGGAAATCACTAACCCGTCGGAGTAA
- a CDS encoding amino acid ABC transporter permease: protein MNAMWEQLLPGLWPAFWLTIQLTFWSAIGAIILGTILTAMRVSPVAILRSISTFYISVVRNTPLTLIVLFCSFGLYQNLGMALASRESSTFLADNNFRLAIVGFILYTSAFVAESLRSGINTVDFGQAEAARSIGLSFSDMFRKIVFPQAVRAAIVPLGNTLIALTKNTTIASTIGVAEASLLMKSTIENHANQLFIIFFVFALGFIILTLPMGLGLGKLSEKMAVKK, encoded by the coding sequence ATGAACGCCATGTGGGAACAGCTATTACCTGGCTTATGGCCAGCGTTTTGGCTAACCATCCAACTGACTTTTTGGTCGGCGATTGGTGCAATCATTCTTGGAACCATTCTCACCGCCATGCGCGTCTCACCGGTCGCGATTTTACGGTCTATATCCACGTTTTATATCTCCGTGGTCCGTAATACTCCCCTGACGCTTATCGTCTTGTTCTGTTCCTTTGGTCTGTACCAGAACCTGGGTATGGCTCTGGCGAGTCGCGAATCGTCAACCTTTTTGGCTGACAACAACTTCCGCCTCGCCATCGTGGGCTTTATCTTGTACACCTCAGCGTTCGTTGCTGAGTCCCTGCGCTCCGGCATCAACACCGTGGATTTTGGTCAAGCTGAAGCAGCCCGGTCAATTGGCTTGAGCTTTTCCGACATGTTCAGAAAGATCGTCTTCCCACAGGCCGTTCGCGCTGCCATTGTTCCGCTGGGCAATACGCTTATCGCGTTGACCAAGAATACGACGATTGCCTCGACCATCGGTGTGGCTGAAGCATCCCTGCTGATGAAGTCAACGATTGAGAACCACGCGAATCAGCTCTTTATTATCTTCTTCGTCTTCGCACTTGGCTTCATCATCTTGACGTTGCCGATGGGTCTTGGCTTAGGCAAACTCTCTGAGAAAATGGCGGTGAAGAAGTAA
- a CDS encoding glutamate ABC transporter substrate-binding protein, whose protein sequence is MSRSITRIAAIIGSVAISGSLLAACGDSGGGDSEGLLGSIEAGNVTLGTKFDQPGLGLREPDGSMTGLDVDVATYVVNSIAEENGWEEPSIDWREAPSAQRETLIQNGEVDMITATYSINPGRSESVNFGGPYLLTHQALLLQDGNDEISGLDDLDGKILCSVTGSTPAQKVKEALPTVQLQEYDTYSSCTEALRQGNVDAMTTDATILNGYAAQSPGNFRVVELEQDGEPFTNEYYGIGLTKDDEEGTDAINTALQAMIDDGSFDQFISDNLGEGEAITEGTPGDLSFLDE, encoded by the coding sequence ATGTCACGTTCTATTACTCGTATCGCAGCGATCATCGGCTCCGTAGCTATTTCGGGCAGCCTCCTTGCCGCTTGTGGCGACTCCGGCGGAGGCGACTCCGAAGGTCTACTCGGCTCCATCGAGGCGGGCAATGTCACCCTGGGCACCAAGTTTGACCAACCTGGTCTGGGACTTCGCGAACCCGACGGATCCATGACCGGTCTTGATGTTGATGTTGCAACCTACGTTGTTAACTCCATCGCGGAAGAAAATGGCTGGGAGGAGCCCTCCATCGACTGGCGCGAGGCACCTTCCGCACAGCGTGAAACTCTCATCCAAAACGGTGAGGTCGACATGATCACCGCTACTTACTCCATCAACCCAGGTCGTTCAGAGTCGGTCAACTTCGGTGGGCCATACCTGCTGACCCACCAGGCCTTGTTGCTCCAAGACGGCAATGATGAAATCTCTGGTCTTGATGATTTGGACGGCAAGATCTTGTGCTCGGTCACCGGTTCGACCCCAGCACAAAAGGTCAAGGAAGCCCTTCCTACCGTCCAGCTGCAGGAATATGACACCTACTCCAGCTGTACTGAGGCACTGCGCCAGGGCAACGTTGATGCCATGACCACCGACGCAACCATCCTCAACGGTTATGCAGCACAGTCTCCTGGCAACTTCCGCGTTGTAGAACTCGAGCAAGATGGCGAGCCATTTACTAACGAGTACTACGGCATCGGCTTGACTAAGGATGACGAGGAAGGCACCGACGCTATCAACACCGCGTTACAAGCAATGATCGATGATGGCTCGTTCGACCAGTTCATTTCCGACAACTTGGGCGAAGGCGAAGCAATCACCGAAGGCACCCCAGGTGACCTTTCCTTCCTGGATGAATAA
- the gluA gene encoding glutamate ABC transporter ATP-binding protein GluA — protein sequence MIRMSGVQKFFDDFQALKDIDLEVAHGEVVVVLGPSGSGKSTLCRTINRLETIEEGTIEIDGTILPEEGNQLAKLRADVGMVFQQFNLFPHLTILDNVTLGPIKVRKLKKSAAEERAMQLLDRVGIGNQASKYPAQLSGGQQQRVVIARALAMEPKIMLFDEPTSALDPEMVNEVLDVMASLVKDGMTMVVVTHEMGFARRAADRILFMADGEIVEDSDPANFFDNPQSDRAKDFLGKILSH from the coding sequence ATGATTCGCATGAGCGGCGTGCAGAAGTTCTTCGATGACTTCCAAGCGCTCAAAGATATTGACTTAGAGGTTGCGCACGGCGAAGTCGTGGTAGTTCTTGGTCCGTCTGGATCCGGTAAGTCAACGCTCTGCCGAACCATCAACAGACTTGAAACAATTGAAGAAGGAACCATTGAAATTGATGGAACCATCCTCCCAGAAGAAGGCAACCAGCTAGCAAAGCTGCGCGCCGATGTCGGAATGGTTTTCCAGCAGTTCAACCTGTTTCCACACCTGACAATTTTAGACAACGTCACCTTGGGCCCCATCAAGGTGCGCAAGCTGAAAAAGTCCGCAGCCGAAGAGCGTGCAATGCAGCTTCTCGATCGCGTGGGTATTGGCAACCAGGCTTCAAAATATCCCGCACAGCTTTCGGGCGGTCAACAACAGCGCGTGGTCATTGCGCGTGCACTCGCCATGGAACCCAAAATCATGCTTTTCGACGAGCCTACTTCAGCGCTTGACCCAGAAATGGTCAATGAAGTCCTTGATGTTATGGCTTCCCTCGTCAAGGACGGAATGACCATGGTCGTCGTAACACACGAGATGGGTTTTGCTCGGCGTGCTGCAGACCGGATTTTATTTATGGCGGACGGAGAAATTGTCGAGGACTCGGATCCGGCAAACTTCTTTGATAACCCACAGTCTGACCGTGCCAAAGACTTCTTGGGCAAGATTCTTTCTCACTAA
- the miaB gene encoding tRNA (N6-isopentenyl adenosine(37)-C2)-methylthiotransferase MiaB — MALSNAATAVAEEQPRTYEVRTFGCQMNVHDSERISGLLEEAGYIAAEQEAEPDLVVFNTCAVRENADKRLYGSLGALKKVKENHPGMQIAVGGCLAQKDKDTVVSNAPWVDAVFGTHNMAALPTLLERARHNEKAQVEIVDSLEAFPSVLPAKRESSYAGWVSISVGCNNTCTFCIVPSLRGKEEDRRPGDILAEVQALVDQGVTEVTLLGQNVNSYGVNFADPDLPRDKFAFSKLLRAVGAIEGLERLRFTSPHPAEFTSDVIDAMAETPAVCPQLHMPLQSGSDKVLKNMRRSYRTKKFMRIVDEVREKMPHAAITTDIIVGFPGETEEDFQGTMDIVRRARFSAAYTFQYSPRPGTPAATMDEQVPKHVVQERFERLIKLQDEIAAEENAKLIGTDVELLVQAEGRKNNEKHRLSGRARDGRLVHFAPVANGEDISEQIRPGDIVHTTITDAGSFFLIADEGVASHRRTKAGDMSALGQTPTTQPIGVGLGLPKIGKPAEQPASSPACGI; from the coding sequence GTGGCCTTAAGCAACGCGGCAACTGCTGTTGCCGAAGAACAACCTCGTACCTACGAGGTTCGTACTTTTGGCTGTCAGATGAATGTTCATGACTCCGAGCGAATTTCCGGCCTTTTGGAAGAGGCTGGCTATATCGCCGCGGAGCAGGAGGCTGAGCCGGATCTCGTGGTCTTTAACACGTGTGCTGTCCGTGAAAATGCGGATAAGCGCCTTTATGGCTCGCTCGGTGCGTTGAAGAAGGTTAAAGAAAATCACCCGGGAATGCAGATTGCTGTTGGTGGTTGCTTAGCGCAAAAAGATAAAGACACCGTTGTTTCCAATGCACCGTGGGTAGATGCAGTATTTGGTACTCATAATATGGCAGCGCTTCCAACCCTGTTGGAACGCGCACGCCACAATGAGAAGGCCCAGGTAGAAATCGTTGACTCGCTGGAGGCGTTTCCTTCTGTACTGCCTGCGAAGCGTGAGTCCTCCTACGCAGGTTGGGTCTCTATTTCCGTGGGCTGCAACAACACATGTACTTTCTGCATCGTTCCTTCCCTGCGCGGTAAGGAAGAAGACCGTCGTCCCGGCGATATCTTGGCCGAGGTGCAAGCATTGGTTGACCAGGGTGTTACCGAAGTGACCCTGTTGGGACAAAACGTGAACTCTTATGGCGTGAATTTTGCGGATCCTGATTTGCCGCGCGATAAATTCGCCTTTTCCAAGCTCCTTCGTGCCGTTGGCGCGATTGAAGGATTAGAGCGTTTGCGGTTTACTTCCCCGCACCCTGCGGAATTTACCTCTGATGTCATTGACGCGATGGCTGAGACTCCCGCGGTCTGCCCACAGCTGCACATGCCGCTGCAGTCTGGATCCGACAAAGTACTCAAGAATATGCGCCGGTCTTACCGCACGAAGAAGTTCATGCGCATTGTGGATGAAGTACGTGAGAAGATGCCGCATGCTGCTATCACCACGGATATCATCGTCGGTTTCCCAGGAGAGACCGAGGAAGATTTCCAAGGCACCATGGATATCGTGCGGCGTGCACGTTTTAGCGCCGCATACACCTTCCAGTACTCACCACGGCCTGGCACTCCCGCTGCCACCATGGACGAGCAGGTGCCAAAGCACGTCGTGCAGGAGCGTTTCGAGCGGTTGATTAAGCTGCAAGATGAGATTGCGGCGGAAGAAAATGCCAAGCTGATCGGCACGGACGTGGAGCTTTTGGTGCAAGCTGAAGGCCGCAAAAATAATGAAAAGCACCGCCTTAGTGGTCGTGCCCGTGATGGCCGTTTGGTGCACTTTGCACCGGTCGCTAACGGCGAAGACATCTCTGAGCAGATCCGTCCTGGCGATATCGTGCACACGACCATTACGGATGCCGGTTCCTTCTTCTTGATCGCTGATGAAGGAGTGGCGTCGCACCGTCGCACAAAAGCCGGTGATATGTCGGCGTTGGGTCAGACCCCAACAACTCAGCCCATTGGCGTTGGTTTGGGATTGCCCAAGATTGGCAAGCCAGCCGAGCAGCCCGCGTCGTCGCCAGCGTGTGGCATCTAA